A stretch of Lathyrus oleraceus cultivar Zhongwan6 chromosome 6, CAAS_Psat_ZW6_1.0, whole genome shotgun sequence DNA encodes these proteins:
- the LOC127095263 gene encoding ABC transporter G family member 4: MEDLPSPLPPKTYTLTATSISYTKNLQTNNIIIAPFLIFKNCTPTPPTYILKDVSLTAYPSEILAIVGPSGAGKSTLLDILSARRLPLSGTLSLNSSPITNPSTFRKLSAYVPQHDACLPMLTVAETFAFSASLLKPKTIDIASIVSSLLNELRLTHLANTRLNHGLSGGERRRVSIGLSLLHDPAVLLLDEPTSGLDSSSAFKVMQTLKSTCVSYNRTIVLSIHQPSFKILSCIDRILLLSKGTVVHHGSLASLQSFLHSKGFTVPHQLNALEYAMEILNQLNEVSLSPMITPPESPENYKSTIVSSVSDNIGRTKRKSKDLRYKSSRVHEICTLFKRFWKIIYRTRQLLLTNTAEALLVGLVLGTIYINIGFDKEGIVKRSGLFAFTLTFLLSSTTETLPIFINERPILLRETSSGVYRLSSYLIANTLVFLPYLLVVAVIYSIPVYFLVGLCGSWLSFAYFVLVIWVIVLMANSFVLFLSSLAPNYIAGTSLLTVLLAAFFLFSGYFISKDCLPKYWLFMHFFSMYKYALDALLINEYSCLATRCLIWFQENDRECMITGGDVLQKRGLHERQRWTNVYFLIGFFVFYRVLCFFVLLRKISRSKT, encoded by the coding sequence ATGGAAGATCTTCCATCACCACTTCCTCCAAAGACATACACACTAACCGCAACTTCAATCTCTTACACCAAAAACCTACAAACAAACAACATCATCATTGCACCATTTCTCATCTTCAAAAACTGTACCCCAACTCCACCAACCTACATCCTCAAAGATGTTTCCCTCACAGCTTACCCTTCTGAGATTCTCGCCATTGTTGGTCCAAGTGGTGCAGGAAAATCAACTCTTTTAGACATTCTTTCCGCTAGAAGATTACCCTTAAGTGGAACACTGTCACTCAACTCTTCACCTATTACCAACCCTTCAACGTTCAGAAAACTCTCAGCTTATGTTCCTCAGCATGATGCATGTCTTCCTATGTTAACTGTTGCTGAAACTTTTGCCTTTTCTGCTTCTCTTCTTAAGCCGAAAACCATTGATATTGCTTCTATTGTTTCATCTCTTTTGAATGAACTTAGACTAACACATTTGGCTAATACAAGGCTTAACCATGGTTTGTCTGGTGGTGAACGTAGAAGGGTCTCTATAGGACTTAGTCTTCTTCATGATCCTGCTGTTTTGTTGCTTGATGAACCTACTTCTGGTCTTGATAGTTCATCTGCTTTCAAAGTCATGCAAACTCTTAAATCAACTTGTGTTTCGTATAATAGAACCATTGTTCTTTCCATTCATCAACCTAGTTTCAAGATTCTCTCTTGTATTGATAGAATCTTGCTTCTTTCAAAAGGAACTGTTGTTCATCATGGAAGCTTAGCTTCACTTCAATCATTCTTGCATTCAAAAGGGTTCACTGTTCCACATCAGCTCAATGCATTGGAATATGCTATGGAAATATTGAACCAGTTGAATGAGGTTAGTCTTAGTCCAATGATTACTCCACCGGAATCACCAGAAAATTATAAATCTACTATAGTTTCTTCTGTATCTGACAATATTGGAAGAACTAAAAGAAAAAGCAAAGATCTCAGGTACAAGAGTTCAAGGGTTCATGAAATTTGTACACTTTTTAAACGGTTTTGGAAGATCATATACAGAACAAGACAACTTCTTTTGACAAACACAGCAGAAGCACTTCTTGTTGGTCTTGTTTTAGGAACAATTTACATAAACATTGGGTTTGATAAAGAAGGTATTGTGAAAAGGTCTGGTTTATTTGCATTCACTCTAACATTCTTACTATCTTCCACAACTGAAACACTTCCAATCTTTATAAATGAGAGACCAATCTTGTTAAGAGAAACATCAAGTGGTGTTTATAGGCTATCATCTTATCTTATAGCAAACACACTTGTTTTCTTGCCATATTTGCTAGTAGTTGCTGTTATTTACTCTATTCCAGTTTATTTCTTGGTGGGCCTTTGTGGTTCTTGGCTATCTTTTGCTTATTTTGTTTTAGTCATTTGGGTTATAGTTCTTATGGCAAACTCATTTGTCCTTTTCTTGAGCTCTCTTGCACCAAACTACATTGCTGGAACTTCACTCTTGACAGTGCTACTTGCAGCATTTTTTCTGTTTTCCGGTTACTTTATCTCCAAGGATTGTTTACCTAAGTATTGGCTCTTCATGCACTTCTTTTCTATGTATAAATACGCTCTCGACGCGCTTCTTATCAACGAGTATTCTTGCTTAGCTACAAGGTGTTTGATATGGTTTCAAGAGAATGATCGAGAGTGCATGATCACCGGCGGTGATGTGTTGCAGAAGAGAGGGCTCCATGAGAGACAGAGATGGACCAATGTTTACTTTTTGATAGGTTTCTTTGTTTTTTATCGTGTCCTTTGTTTCTTTGTTTTGCTTAGAAAGATTTCAAGATCCAAAACATGA
- the LOC127097572 gene encoding SPX domain-containing membrane protein At4g22990 isoform X2, with translation MVAFGKRLKERQVQEWQEYYINYKLMKKRVKQYAQQIELGTQDRQHVLKDFSRMLDNQIEKTVLFLLEEQGRLASRIANLGEQQDAAQQEQEHAIRNMSEQREAYRTIGQDLLKLLSFVEINAVGLRKILKKFDKRFGYRFTDYYVKTRANHPYSQLQQVFKHVGLGAVVGALSRNLHDLQDLQGRQGSYLSIYDQPTLPLQDPVIISVKAAVDRLTHSTNFLNFLGQHALIMQEELPAPTDENVDERYHFTSLVLNLVNTFLYMVNTYIIVPTADDYSMHLGAAPTVCGIVIGAMAVAQLFSSVYFSAWSNKSYFRPLVFSSIILFLGNTMYALAYDFNSIWILLIGRLCCGFGSARAVNRRYISDCVPLKIRIQASAGFVSASALGMACGPALAGLLQTNFKIYNVTFNQDTLPGWVMTIAWLIYSIWLWISFVEPSREFEEDRKTEKSQKSNAEDSDALEKGLQQPLLITSEDKVDEDADQDNDDSEEAPEESRQPATSIGSAYRLLTPSVKVQLLIYFMLKYVMEILLAESSVITTYYFKWSTGTVAIFLAGLGLTVLPINIIVGSYVSNWFDDRQILLASEIMVLIGIVSAFHVIVPYSELQYICSGLLMFVSAEVLEGINLSLLSRVMSSRLSRGTYNGGLLSTEAGTIARVIADATITVAGYLGVGTLLNITLLPSLFICIISIVATCYTYNSLY, from the exons ATGGTTGCTTTTGGGAAAAGGTTGAAGGAAAGACAAGTTCAAGAATGGCAAGA ATATTACATAAACTACAAATTAATGAAGAAACGAGTCAAGCAATATGCTCAACAAATCGAACTCGGAACACAAGATCGGCAGCATGTTCTAAAGGATTTCTCGAGAATGCTTGATAATCAG ATCGAGAAGACTGTCCTTTTTCTATTGGAAGAACAAGGGCGTTTGGCAAGCAGAATAGCAAATCTTGGAGAGCAACAGGATGCTGCACAACAAGAACAAGAACATGCAATAAGAAATATGTCTGAACAGCGAGAAGCTTATAGAACAATTGGACAAGATCTGTTAAAGCTTCTCTCTTTCGTAGAGATAAATGCTGTTGGTTTGCGAAAGATCTTGAAGAAGTTTGACAAACGCTTTGGCTATAGATTTACTGATTATTATGTTAAAACTCGTGCAAATCATCCTTATTCTCAGCTGCAGCAAGTGTTCAAGCATGTG GGGTTAGGAGCTGTTGTAGGAGCCTTATCTCGCAACCTTCATGATCTTCAAGATCTTCAAGGTCGTCAAGGAAGCTACTTATCAATTTATGATCAGCCTACTCTTCCTCTTCAG GATCCTGTCATCATTTCGGTAAAAGCTGCTGTGGATAGGTTAACTCATTCAACCAATTTCCTTAACTTTTTGGGGCAACATGCACTCATTATGCAAGAAGAGCTGCCTGCACCTACTGATGAGAATGTCGATGAGAGATACCATTTTACGTCTCTTGTTCTAAACTTGGTTAACACATTTTTGTATATGGTCAATACATATATCATTGTCCCTACAGCTGATGATTACTCTATGCACCTTGGGGCTGCACCAACGGTCTGTGGTATTGTGATCGGCGCAATGGCCGTGGCTCAGCTGTTTTCCTCTGTATATTTCAGTGCATGGTCAAATAAATCATACTTCAGACCTCTTGTATTCAGTAGCATAATTCTTTTTCTCGGGAATACCATGTATGCCTTAGCGTACGATTTTAATTCAATATGGATTCTCCTAATTGGCCGTCTTTGCTGTGG ATTTGGTTCTGCCAGAGCTGTAAACCGGCGCTACATCAGTGATTGTGTGCCTTTGAAAATCCGCATACAAGCATCGGCAGGTTTTGTTAGTGCCAGCGCTCTTGGAATGGCCTGTGGTCCTGCATTAGCTGGCTTACTGCAGACGAATTTTAAGATTTACAATGTTACATTTAATCAAGATACTTTGCCAGGGTGGGTTATGACTATTGCTTGGCTTATATATTCAATATGGCTGTGGATCTCTTTTGTGGAACCTTCTCGTGAATTTGAAGAGGACCGTAAAACAGAGAAATCTCAGAAATCTAATGCTG AAGACAGTGATGCACTTGAAAAGGGCCTACAGCAACCATTGCTGATTACTTCGGAAGATAAGGTAGATGAAGATGCTGATCAGGATAATGATGATAGCGAGGAAGCTCCAGAGGAATCTCGTCAGCCAGCCACTTCAATTGGATCGGCATATAGACTCCTTACACCTTCTGTAAAG GTTCAGTTATTGATATATTTCATGCTCAAATATGTGATGGAGATTTTACTAGCAGAATCCAGTGTCATCACAACATACTACTTTAAGTGGTCAACTGGCACAGTTGCCATTTTTCTTGCTGGCCTTGGTTTGACAGTTCTTCCTATAAACATTATTGTTGGAAGCTATGTAAGCAACTGGTTTGACGACAG GCAAATTCTGTTGGCATCAGAAATCATGGTTTTAATTGGCATAGTCTCGGCCTTTCATGTAATCGTTCCATACTCTGAGCTGCAGTACATCTGTTCAGGTCTTCTCATGTTTGTTTCTGCTGAAGTACTTGAAG GCATCAACTTGTCGCTGCTTTCACGAGTTATGTCATCGAGGCTTTCTCGAGGAACATATAATGGAGGGCTTCTATCTACAGAGGCTGGGACAATTGCAAGAGTGATTGCTGATGCAACTATTACCGTTGCTGGCTACCTGGGTGTGGGTACACTACTAAATATCACCCTACTTCCTTCCCTCTTCATTTGCATAATTTCCATCGTTGCAACCTGCTATACCTACAACTCTTTATATTGA
- the LOC127097572 gene encoding SPX domain-containing membrane protein At4g22990 isoform X1, protein MVAFGKRLKERQVQEWQEYYINYKLMKKRVKQYAQQIELGTQDRQHVLKDFSRMLDNQIEKTVLFLLEEQGRLASRIANLGEQQDAAQQEQEHAIRNMSEQREAYRTIGQDLLKLLSFVEINAVGLRKILKKFDKRFGYRFTDYYVKTRANHPYSQLQQVFKHVGLGAVVGALSRNLHDLQDLQGRQGSYLSIYDQPTLPLQDPVIISVKAAVDRLTHSTNFLNFLGQHALIMQEELPAPTDENVDERYHFTSLVLNLVNTFLYMVNTYIIVPTADDYSMHLGAAPTVCGIVIGAMAVAQLFSSVYFSAWSNKSYFRPLVFSSIILFLGNTMYALAYDFNSIWILLIGRLCCGFGSARAVNRRYISDCVPLKIRIQASAGFVSASALGMACGPALAGLLQTNFKIYNVTFNQDTLPGWVMTIAWLIYSIWLWISFVEPSREFEEDRKTEKSQKSNAVEDSDALEKGLQQPLLITSEDKVDEDADQDNDDSEEAPEESRQPATSIGSAYRLLTPSVKVQLLIYFMLKYVMEILLAESSVITTYYFKWSTGTVAIFLAGLGLTVLPINIIVGSYVSNWFDDRQILLASEIMVLIGIVSAFHVIVPYSELQYICSGLLMFVSAEVLEGINLSLLSRVMSSRLSRGTYNGGLLSTEAGTIARVIADATITVAGYLGVGTLLNITLLPSLFICIISIVATCYTYNSLY, encoded by the exons ATGGTTGCTTTTGGGAAAAGGTTGAAGGAAAGACAAGTTCAAGAATGGCAAGA ATATTACATAAACTACAAATTAATGAAGAAACGAGTCAAGCAATATGCTCAACAAATCGAACTCGGAACACAAGATCGGCAGCATGTTCTAAAGGATTTCTCGAGAATGCTTGATAATCAG ATCGAGAAGACTGTCCTTTTTCTATTGGAAGAACAAGGGCGTTTGGCAAGCAGAATAGCAAATCTTGGAGAGCAACAGGATGCTGCACAACAAGAACAAGAACATGCAATAAGAAATATGTCTGAACAGCGAGAAGCTTATAGAACAATTGGACAAGATCTGTTAAAGCTTCTCTCTTTCGTAGAGATAAATGCTGTTGGTTTGCGAAAGATCTTGAAGAAGTTTGACAAACGCTTTGGCTATAGATTTACTGATTATTATGTTAAAACTCGTGCAAATCATCCTTATTCTCAGCTGCAGCAAGTGTTCAAGCATGTG GGGTTAGGAGCTGTTGTAGGAGCCTTATCTCGCAACCTTCATGATCTTCAAGATCTTCAAGGTCGTCAAGGAAGCTACTTATCAATTTATGATCAGCCTACTCTTCCTCTTCAG GATCCTGTCATCATTTCGGTAAAAGCTGCTGTGGATAGGTTAACTCATTCAACCAATTTCCTTAACTTTTTGGGGCAACATGCACTCATTATGCAAGAAGAGCTGCCTGCACCTACTGATGAGAATGTCGATGAGAGATACCATTTTACGTCTCTTGTTCTAAACTTGGTTAACACATTTTTGTATATGGTCAATACATATATCATTGTCCCTACAGCTGATGATTACTCTATGCACCTTGGGGCTGCACCAACGGTCTGTGGTATTGTGATCGGCGCAATGGCCGTGGCTCAGCTGTTTTCCTCTGTATATTTCAGTGCATGGTCAAATAAATCATACTTCAGACCTCTTGTATTCAGTAGCATAATTCTTTTTCTCGGGAATACCATGTATGCCTTAGCGTACGATTTTAATTCAATATGGATTCTCCTAATTGGCCGTCTTTGCTGTGG ATTTGGTTCTGCCAGAGCTGTAAACCGGCGCTACATCAGTGATTGTGTGCCTTTGAAAATCCGCATACAAGCATCGGCAGGTTTTGTTAGTGCCAGCGCTCTTGGAATGGCCTGTGGTCCTGCATTAGCTGGCTTACTGCAGACGAATTTTAAGATTTACAATGTTACATTTAATCAAGATACTTTGCCAGGGTGGGTTATGACTATTGCTTGGCTTATATATTCAATATGGCTGTGGATCTCTTTTGTGGAACCTTCTCGTGAATTTGAAGAGGACCGTAAAACAGAGAAATCTCAGAAATCTAATGCTG TAGAAGACAGTGATGCACTTGAAAAGGGCCTACAGCAACCATTGCTGATTACTTCGGAAGATAAGGTAGATGAAGATGCTGATCAGGATAATGATGATAGCGAGGAAGCTCCAGAGGAATCTCGTCAGCCAGCCACTTCAATTGGATCGGCATATAGACTCCTTACACCTTCTGTAAAG GTTCAGTTATTGATATATTTCATGCTCAAATATGTGATGGAGATTTTACTAGCAGAATCCAGTGTCATCACAACATACTACTTTAAGTGGTCAACTGGCACAGTTGCCATTTTTCTTGCTGGCCTTGGTTTGACAGTTCTTCCTATAAACATTATTGTTGGAAGCTATGTAAGCAACTGGTTTGACGACAG GCAAATTCTGTTGGCATCAGAAATCATGGTTTTAATTGGCATAGTCTCGGCCTTTCATGTAATCGTTCCATACTCTGAGCTGCAGTACATCTGTTCAGGTCTTCTCATGTTTGTTTCTGCTGAAGTACTTGAAG GCATCAACTTGTCGCTGCTTTCACGAGTTATGTCATCGAGGCTTTCTCGAGGAACATATAATGGAGGGCTTCTATCTACAGAGGCTGGGACAATTGCAAGAGTGATTGCTGATGCAACTATTACCGTTGCTGGCTACCTGGGTGTGGGTACACTACTAAATATCACCCTACTTCCTTCCCTCTTCATTTGCATAATTTCCATCGTTGCAACCTGCTATACCTACAACTCTTTATATTGA